The following coding sequences are from one Gemmatimonadaceae bacterium window:
- a CDS encoding YidB family protein produces the protein MGLLDNVTGKANEIESAIPQGSEHAGLMGQVTDFVHAHPGGLGGLVQTLREKGLGDIVNSWISRERNQPITAAQIEGALGNDTVQGLAAKIGVSTSTIATGLATVLPQVVDRLTPQGTLPAASGTPASVPIETPTPQPPQATA, from the coding sequence ATGGGACTACTCGATAACGTGACCGGTAAAGCGAACGAGATCGAGTCCGCGATTCCGCAGGGCTCGGAGCACGCCGGTCTCATGGGACAGGTCACCGATTTCGTGCATGCGCATCCGGGAGGGCTCGGGGGTCTCGTGCAGACGCTCCGTGAGAAGGGACTCGGCGACATCGTGAATTCATGGATCTCGCGCGAGCGCAACCAGCCGATAACGGCGGCTCAGATCGAGGGTGCGTTAGGCAACGACACGGTGCAGGGGTTGGCCGCCAAGATCGGCGTGTCGACGTCGACGATTGCGACGGGACTGGCGACGGTGCTGCCGCAGGTGGTGGACAGGCTCACACCGCAGGGAACGCTGCCCGCTGCGTCCGGAACTCCGGCCTCGGTGCCGATTGAGACGCCGACGCCCCAGCCGCCGCAGGCAACAGCGTAG
- a CDS encoding DUF1810 domain-containing protein produces MQDPFDLARFVYAQAADYRRALEELRGGRKRSHWMWYIFPQFAGLGTSELSRRYAIKSRAEAVAYLAHPVLGPRLRECALALLQHRERTAREILGEPDDLKLWSSATLFADVDGEGVFTRLLGQLFEGEVDRTSLELMRAAEGPA; encoded by the coding sequence ATGCAAGATCCGTTTGACCTCGCGCGCTTCGTCTATGCGCAGGCTGCGGACTACCGTCGCGCCCTGGAGGAGTTGCGGGGCGGCAGAAAGCGCTCGCATTGGATGTGGTACATTTTCCCGCAGTTCGCGGGACTCGGCACATCTGAGTTGTCGCGCCGCTACGCTATCAAGAGTCGCGCAGAGGCTGTCGCGTACCTGGCGCACCCCGTGCTCGGTCCGCGACTGCGTGAGTGCGCACTCGCTCTCCTTCAGCATCGCGAGCGCACAGCACGTGAGATCCTCGGCGAACCGGACGACCTGAAGCTGTGGTCATCGGCAACGCTCTTCGCGGACGTCGATGGCGAGGGAGTGTTCACAAGGCTGCTTGGGCAGTTGTTCGAGGGTGAGGTGGATCGGACCAGCCTGGAGCTCATGCGTGCCGCGGAAGGGCCGGCATAA
- a CDS encoding transposase has translation MTFVGLDLQKRYVTACALDGNGAVVGETRQLATTVETVLDWLGALPQPVAVAMEATLYWEWLGARFQEAGHTAQVADAYQVKLIWQARSKTDIIDARKLAELRRTNLLPRIWVPDLATRRRRQLLRGRAFLLWERTRIKNRIHGHLTAENHCFAQSDLYGKAGRTWLQTVALSPVLAAEAQRLLHLHDVLTLVRWATLLRVV, from the coding sequence ATGACTTTCGTGGGGCTGGATCTCCAGAAGCGCTACGTCACAGCGTGCGCGCTCGATGGGAACGGGGCCGTTGTGGGCGAGACGCGTCAACTCGCGACGACCGTCGAGACAGTGCTCGATTGGCTGGGCGCCTTACCGCAGCCGGTGGCAGTCGCGATGGAAGCGACCTTGTATTGGGAGTGGCTCGGGGCGCGCTTCCAGGAAGCGGGGCACACCGCGCAGGTTGCCGACGCCTATCAAGTCAAACTGATTTGGCAGGCGCGATCGAAGACGGACATCATCGATGCGCGGAAGTTGGCGGAATTGCGGCGCACCAACTTGCTGCCGAGGATTTGGGTACCGGATCTCGCCACGCGCCGGCGCCGGCAACTGCTTCGTGGGCGAGCATTTCTGCTGTGGGAGCGGACGCGCATCAAGAATCGCATTCACGGGCACCTGACGGCCGAGAATCACTGCTTTGCGCAGAGCGACCTCTATGGCAAGGCGGGTCGTACGTGGCTCCAGACGGTCGCCCTCTCGCCGGTGTTAGCCGCCGAAGCGCAACGGCTATTGCACCTGCACGACGTGCTAACGCTGGTTCGTTGGGCGACGCTGTTGCGGGTCGTCTAG
- a CDS encoding class I SAM-dependent methyltransferase, which translates to MSVRAFYDELAPRYHLIYADWEASIARQGDALATIISEHWPEARAVLDAAAGVGTQALGLVARGYAVTGSDVSPMAVRRAVTEAGRRGAQLPCVAADFRALPVRAATADVLIACDNSLPHLDTPADIAAALAEWFRVVRPGGGCLISMRDYGTPPPVGTVEVHPYGERIWDGRHYEVRQVWTWHGPRYEVALEIVPTMGEEGAAMLVRASYLAIAPAQVMELLHTVGFERIERIDGRFFQPVLVGSKPPVT; encoded by the coding sequence ATGTCAGTCCGCGCATTCTACGACGAGCTCGCGCCGCGCTACCACCTGATCTATGCAGATTGGGAAGCCAGTATTGCGCGACAGGGAGATGCGCTGGCTACGATCATCAGCGAGCACTGGCCTGAGGCGCGGGCGGTGCTCGATGCGGCCGCCGGCGTTGGAACGCAGGCCCTTGGCCTGGTCGCTCGGGGCTATGCCGTTACCGGCTCGGACGTCTCGCCGATGGCCGTCCGACGCGCAGTGACGGAGGCAGGCCGGCGTGGTGCGCAGCTCCCATGCGTCGCCGCAGACTTCCGCGCGCTCCCAGTGCGCGCGGCTACAGCGGACGTGCTAATTGCCTGTGATAACTCGCTTCCGCACCTCGACACCCCGGCAGACATCGCGGCGGCCCTCGCCGAATGGTTCCGGGTTGTCCGGCCTGGTGGCGGTTGCTTGATATCGATGCGCGACTACGGCACCCCGCCGCCCGTGGGGACTGTCGAGGTGCATCCATACGGTGAGCGGATCTGGGACGGCCGCCACTACGAGGTGCGACAGGTCTGGACGTGGCACGGGCCACGCTACGAGGTCGCGCTGGAAATCGTTCCAACGATGGGCGAGGAGGGGGCCGCGATGCTGGTGAGGGCGAGCTACCTGGCGATCGCCCCGGCGCAGGTGATGGAACTACTGCATACCGTAGGCTTTGAGCGCATCGAGCGCATTGACGGCCGCTTCTTCCAACCGGTGCTCGTCGGCTCTAAACCGCCCGTGACCTAA
- a CDS encoding restriction endonuclease, producing the protein MASDIDPLTLSPDDFEAYVETWFRSAATGISNCEVSRREVLMGTDGNYDIDVVARFEAAELAFTVLIECKRHSNPIKRDVIQTLHSKMRSVGAQRGQS; encoded by the coding sequence GTGGCATCTGACATTGATCCGCTTACGTTGAGTCCGGATGACTTCGAGGCGTACGTCGAGACCTGGTTTCGCTCGGCGGCGACGGGCATCTCCAACTGCGAGGTGTCGCGGCGCGAGGTTCTAATGGGCACCGACGGCAACTACGACATTGATGTTGTTGCCCGGTTCGAGGCGGCAGAATTGGCGTTCACGGTCCTCATCGAGTGCAAACGACACAGCAACCCGATAAAGCGGGATGTCATTCAAACCCTTCACTCGAAAATGCGCAGCGTCGGCGCTCAAAGGGGGCAGTCGTGA